Sequence from the Pseudocalidococcus azoricus BACA0444 genome:
AGCCGGGACACTAATGCGGAGTTCAAATTCACTCAGGCCTGGGGGAACAACTTCAATGGAACCAACTCGAGTGCGATTTTGCATGACCGGATTACCATTGGCATCATAAATTCGTCCAAAAACATCCGCATCCACCACAGTCTTACCGGATTTATTTTCAACTTTGCCAACAATTAAAAAGCAATTAGCCTTCATCATCACCCCACTCGTCACAGCCCCATCCGCCAACTCAGGGGGACAGTCCTGGTAGCCAACATCTAGCAAACGCATTTGGACTACAGCCCAGGCCGGGGGCGGCACGATCAATCCAGGCAGGACAGCACAACAGATTATCAATAGAACCATCCAGAAACGTTGTAGGCTAATGGCGCGCATAGTCTGATATATCCGAGTTGATTGAGGATGAAGCGACTAAAACTTAGCCTAGCCCAAATTTCTAGACATTCGACATTTAACTGTGCAACTATAATTTCTCTGAGCAACCCATCTCATGCTTGTCCTCGACTGGAATATCAAAATGCAAGACATCTTCGCGGATGCCAAGTTTTGTGTACAAGGCGATGGCTGGCTGATCCGCATCTGTAGTGTCGGCCTGGACAAAAATGACGTAGGCTCCACGGTCAGCCGCTATCTGCTTCAGTGCTGTAATCAATGCTGTGGCTATGCCTTGGCGGCGGTGGCCAGGTGCAACACCGAGATCGTAAATGTAGATTTCGCTGCGTTCCTGTTCATACTTTTTCAGCTCATAGGCGGTTAGTCCACCGACAATCTCACCATTTTTCAACGCAACCAGGCCAATAAATGAGTCATCCGCCAATAATCGCTGCAAATAACCCAAACTCGGTCGATTCTGTGTATAAGTGAGCAGGTCATTGAATACCGCACCGAAAAGATCGTTAAGTCCGTTCATTAGAATCAGATCATTCGGCCTAAGGTGGTGAACAGCAACAGACATAAATAACTTCTAAAGTTCAAAACAACGATGCTAACAAGCATTTTATAGATAAAGTAGAAATTTGTTGAAGTGTAAAGCTTTTATCACAACTCATCCGGCCCAGGCCAAGAAATGAAATATCCTGTACCCAGGCCCCAGAAGCAGGTTGATTAAACTAGACCAACTGAATCGAGCGCGGCTGTTTCTCAAACATATGAATCGTGTCCACAAACCGGGCCGTTTTGGATTGGGTGGAGATGACAAGGGACTGAGTCCGGGCCCCACCATTAAAGAAACGAACCCCTTTCATGAGCACACCCGGGGTAATCCCACAGGCCGCGAACAAAACGGTTTCTCCCTTGGCCAGTTCATGGGCATCGTAAATCTTGTCAGGGTCAGTAATCCCGGCTGCTTGCAGTTGCGCTAAATTGCCTTCTTTGGTTTTCCCCGCCCATTCTTTGGTTTTGACAATGGCTGGATCATAGACCAATTGTCCTTGGAAATGCCCCCCCAATGCCCGCATTGCCGCTGCCGAAATCACCCCCTCAGGAGCTGCCCCAATTCCCATCAAGGCATGAATATTCGTCCCGGAAAAGGCACAGGACAAGGCTGCCGACACATCCCCATCGCTGATTAACTGAACCCGGGCCCCCGCCGCGCGAATTTCTTGAATCAATTCATCATGGCGTTCCCGTTTCATCACCACGACGACTAATTCATCAATGGCCCGATCCAGAGATTCCGAGAGAATTTTTAAGTTTTCCGTAGCGGACTTAGAAATATCAACTTTACCTTTGGCTGCCGGGGGAGCCGCTAATTTCTTCATGTAAAAATCGGGGGCGGCAAACAATCCACCTTTCTCCGAAATTGCCAATACCGCCATCGAACCCGGCTGGCCATAGGCACAGAGATTGGTTCCTTCACAGGGGTCAACGGCAATGTCAATTTCTAAAAGTTCTTCCGGGTTACAGAATGCCTCAGCGTTTTCTTGGGTACAAATTCCGACTTCTTCGCCGATGTAGAGCATGGGAGCTTCATCCCGTTCCCCCTCGCCAATCACAATCCGACCCCGCATATGGACTTGATTCATCCGGGCCCGCATTGCATCCACTGCCACCTGGTCGGCCATGTTTTTGTCGCCCTTGCCCATCCATCGCGCTGAAGCAATGGCCGCTTTTTCGACCACTTCAATAATCTCTAAGCCAATGACATTATCCACGCCGTCTCAACCTCCAAAGTTTCTTTGTTATCGCCAGCAAAACCGACAGCAATCAACCATTAAGTCTATCAGGCGGGGGTAACGCCCTAATATTCCGCTGGTGTAAGGAAAGGGAACATTATCAACTGAGTTGTCTAGCCAATCCGGTCAATCTGACTGGGGGATGTATAAATCAGGGGTTTACGGTATGGACTCCCTTAAACGAGCCTGTATCACCCTCTGTGTAAATCTACAGCGGATTGGGTTCATAGAGTCGTGAATCAAAAAAGAGTGGGAAAGGTAGCCAGTTGATGCCAAATCCAGGGTAGAGGGGTAACTGTCCTCTTTGTAACGCTGTTGTCTTCACCCGACTATGCCGCCAAATCCAAAAGTCTAATTTGGCTACCAATGAGGAGGAATTAGCTTTATAGTCATTTCACTTAAGAATGAAACATAGAAATGCTTGAAACCATCACCAGTGGTACTCTTGAATGTCTCACTTTTGGCAGAAATGACTATAGATAACAACGTTTTATTAAGACGGTACTAATTTGTTAACGACTAATTATTTAACGCAAATCATGTTTTGAAAAATCAACGCGCCCTGGAGGACTTGAACCCCCGACATCCGGTTTTGGAGACCGACGTTCTACCAACTGAACTAAGGACGCAGGTTACCTAGGTGAGGGAACGATCAAAGCGGGCTTCAATCCGAGCCGCCTTACCAACCCGATTACGAAGATAGTAAAGTTTTGCCCGCCGGACTTTCCCACGTTGAATAATCTTAACACTCTCAATTCGGGGGGAATGCAATAAAAATACCCGCTCCACACCAACGCCCTGAAAGGTTTTGCGGACAGTAATGGACTTACTAATCCCGCTGTTGCGCATAGCAATCACATCCCCTTCGTAGGGCTGCACCCGTTCTTTTCCCCCTTCTTGGATGATGACTCCAACCCGGACTCGATCTCCAACATTGATGGTGGGTAAATCGGTTTTCAGGTGTTCGGCTTCAATGGAACGAATGATTTCTGTGGCGTGCATGATCGTGTTACAACTCGCGGTCTCTAATCATAACCCATTGGCGGGTCAAAATCTAGAGCCTAAATTTATTGTGCCTGGGACATTCCCTGAGGAAGAATCCGGGCCGCCAGGCCACCGCCAATCAGGCCAAACAAATGCCCTTGCCAAGAAACCCCTGGGACAATGGGTAATACCCCCCAAATTAGACTGCCATAGCCTAATAAGACTAGAACCGAGAAAAAGATGGCCACCCAACTCCGCTCAAAAAAGCCCCGCAGCAGCAGAAATCCTAGGTAGCCAAAGACGACACCGCTGGCCCCGATGGTAATTGTGTTGGGAGCCGCAAAGAGCCAAACCCCCAGGCCACTGACCAAAATCACCATCACACTGACTTCAATAAACAGATCCAGGCCCCGCAAGAGTACCCACCAGCCCAAAACTAGAAATGGCAAGGTATTCGCCAACAGGTGGGCAAAATCAGCATGGAGAAAGGGGGAGAAAATAATCCCAGCCAGGCCGGGGAAACTGCGGGGAGCGATCCCAAACCGGTCAAGACTATCCCGAAAGAATAGCTGATTGACAATTTCAATCGCCCACATCAACCCCACCAGGCCAAACATTAACTGCCCGTGGGTTTTAATTTCCTCCAGAAGGCCCCGTTTCTCTGTGGTCATGGTTTGCGACTAAAGGTTTTTCCGATGGTAGCGAAATTAGCCCCTTGAGTCTAACGCTTGGGAGCCAAAAACATGATCATATTCCGCCCTTCCTGTTTGGGGGCCTGCTGCAATTCTGCCACTGCCTCTAAATCGGCGGCCATCCGTTTCAATAGGGCCTCGGCTAGGTGAGAATGCTGGATTTCCCGCCCCCGGAAGGTCACAGTTGCTTTTACCTTATCCCCGGATTTTAGAAACCGCTCGGCCTGGTTAACTCGGACATTGTAGTCATGCTCCTCAATCTTGTAGCGCATTTTCACTTCCTTGACATCGGAGGTGTGTTGCTTTTTGCGGGCCTCTCGGACTTTCTTTTCCTGTTCGTACTTAAACTTGCCATAGTTAATAATTCGACAGACGGGGGGATCCGCTTTATCACTGACCAAGACGAGATCGAGTTCCTTCTCGCGGGCGATCACCATTGCTTCGGAGGGGGCCATGATCCCCAGTTGGCTGCCATCGGTATCTACTACTCGAATTTTTGGAAACCGAATCCGCTCATTGATATTAGGCTGATCTTGCTGGCTTTTTTTGATAAGTACCACAGGCGTTAAAACTGAATAGGGATAATAGTGATCAAGCTGAGTCTTGCCCTTTACCAAGAAACGACAAAACAGCCTCTGTTCCAGGCTACAACCATTCTAATCAAGAAATAAATGTCCTTCACAACTCTAGAAAAAGTATAATTAACTTAGTCTATGAACCGAGTTGGGGATGAGACGGCCATAGTCAATATTCGTCAGACTCAAGCAAATCTTTCCGGCCAATTATCCTGAGTCAAGTTGGGGACAGGTATCCTGATGGCTAATTCCGGGACTCCCGTTGCCCAGCTTTTGCCCTACTGCCCGTGATGGTTTCAAATCTTTTAGTATTTCGTTTTAAGTAAAATAATGATAAATCCTCTGAAGTTTACCAGGGGCTACCAATCATCGTAAACGCGGCCCAATAGTAGGGGTGATTCAGGGCGCGGTTAGGGACATTGGCCAGGCCTGGGGGAAGTTTAATGGGATTGGGCCGGTTTGCGGAGATCAGTTCACCATCTTTAATCGTCACCTGGCCGCGAATCATGGCTAGCTGGGCCTGGCGGAGAGCTTCGGCTTTAATGGGGGCCTGGCCCAGTTGTTGATAAAACTCTGTCATTAGGCCTAGTGTCCCCTCATCGCTGACATACCAGAGACTAGCCAAGGCGGTTTTAATCCCTGACTGCACTGCCAGCCCCGCAAATCCCAGTTCCGCTTGCTCATCCCCCACCGCCGTCCGACAGGCACTTAGCGTGAGAAGATCTGTAGTCGGTAAATTGAGCCGGAGCCGCCGCATTTGTTCCAAGTTGACGCGCCGATCACTAAAGGCAATAAAGGAATCTTTGACCGAACCCGGATTAAACTCTCCGTGAGTTGCGAGGTGGACAACTGCGAAATCTTCCCGCCGCCGTTCGGCTTCCAATCTGCGCACCGTGAAGTCTTGGTTGAGGAATTTCACCCCCCCGCCCAAATCCTGGGTAATGGTGGCTAATTCAACGGGGACAGCCGGTAACGGGCTTAAATCAGAGAAGGTATCTGCCCCCATGGCGAGAATTTTGTCTTGGCGAATATCTCTATAGGTGGGGTCAATCATCGTCATGCTGGGAACTAACCCGAGAGCATACTCTTCAACCAGGAATCGCTGACCATTGTGTAAGGCTGCCAGGGGAATCGTGCGTAAACCTGTATCTAAGGAGAATAGGAGGGTATCTACCTTTTGAGCTTGTAGATCTGTTTGCAGGGGTTGAATCAGAATTTGATAGAGCTTCTGGGCATTGCTTAGGTAGGCATTAGTGCCAATAAAGCGCGGATCGCGGACTTGATTGCTAAATTGTTGGGCTAATTCACTCAACTGGGCCTGGGTAACTCCGGGGATGACGTGACGAATTGGTTCTTGGCCACCTGTGACTAAGAGTAACTCTACCTGTTGCGGCCGACTCAGGACATAGATTACACCTGGATTTTTACCGGTTTGGTTGGCAATTTTGGCCAGGATGCCTTTCACTTCTTCTAAGGATTGTGGACGTTGACACAGAGAGCGACCAAAGTAATTGCTAAAGGTTTGGCATTGGAGTTCTTCAATCAGAGATACCTCAATAGCAAAATCACGATTAATCAAGGTTAAGGGTGGCGGATTAACCAGGGATAAGGTTGATTGACTATTCTCTTGCCCCTGAAGCACGACACTGGCCTGTTGTTTTTGTTCGGGAGTTAGGGAGGGAGTGGGGCTAGGGGTTGGGCTAGGAATTGGGGTTGGTGTGCCCAGGGTGATTAGCTCAAAGTTCCCGACTGTGGCACTGGCTGGAAATGTTTGCTCAGAAATCGTGTTATTTGTTCCTGTCGTAATCGCTCCCACTGTGCCATTTTCACTACTTCCCCCAACGACAAAGGGAGCCGCACTGTTAATCTGAATCCTGATGTTACCGTTGCCCGTTCCCCCAGCTGCGGAAATGCTGGCGTTAATCCCATCTTGATCAATAAAGGTATCCGTGGCCTGGAAACGGGGGCCAGCCATAATATTGACCGTTCCTCCTTGAGTACTGCCCTGAGCATCAATTGATTCAACTTCAATAGTCTGACCATTGAGCGTGACCGTTCCCCCATCACCCGCATCGGCAAAAGCAGAAATCGTCGCCAGGTTAATATTACCTGTGGCAGTTGCTGAAACTAGGCCCCCATTGCCCGATGGAGTCCCACTTAAACCAAAACTGGTTGTTGCAGAAGCGATTAACTGGGCTGTACTGCCACTGATACTGCCACCACTAGTCAGACGAATTTGCCCTGCGTCACGGGTACCCGCATCAGCATAGAACGTTCCCGCCAAATTAATATCACTTCCAGCTTGCAAGGTTAGCTGAGAACCCACCCCCTGATTAGTTCCCAGGTCAATACCATTGAGGGCGTTAATACTTCCATTTTGGCTAATAACAGTTACCGTTGCTCCCGTCCCATCAGAGCGGGTCAAGATAAAGCCAAGGTTGATGTTACCTGGGGCCTGCATCGTAATTGTCCCTTGTTGGGTTGGGCTGGTGGCACTGATTATTCCAGCTGTCGTATCAATAGTTGCCCCTTGCAAATTAATATTTCCAGCCGCTCCAGCGAAGTTGTTAGTCATTAAGCTTCCGGTTACTAAACTACCGGCTGCCAATAGCCTCAAGTTGCCACCATTCGTGGTGATATTGTTGAAATTGAGGTTCCCGCCTGTTGATTGAAATGTTGTGCTGGAACTTATGGCTATGAGGGGACTATTAAAGGTTTGGTTTCCTGATGTAAAGACATTACCAGCTAAGGTTGTAGAACCCGTGCCCACAATGGATGTCAAGGGAGTTATCTCACCAATAGTGCCATTAATATTGAACTGACTGCCTGTAAAAGAGATTGGAAATGCACCATTAAGATTTCCATTAAAAGTAATTGTTCCAGCGTTAGCTAGTAAATTAGTGGCACTGGTCAGTACAACATTGCCATTGAAAATCTGATTTCCAGAAGTCGTGATATTACCACCGATAAAAATGGTATCTGAGGCGGTGGCGGTGACATTTAGTAGATTAGGAGATAGGAGATTACCAATTGCGCCATTAACGAAAACATCAGCACCTTGTAATGTCACAGCTCCAGATGTATCAATTGCCCCAGTGGAGAGAATGCCACTCGTGAGGGCCTGGATTGAACCGCTGCCAGCATTTAAGGGGCCGGTTGTAATTGCTCCGGTGGTTGTAGTTGTACCCAGGCCAATGGCTCCTCCTTGGCTGGTGAGTCTGCCTGTGGTAATTGATCCATTGGTGGCAATGTTAATTAACTGCCCATTTGTGGAGATGGTGTTTGTCTGAATACTGCCTGAACCCGATGGAACCGCTGCAATATTCTCTAAGGTAATACCACCAGCCAAAATTTGCGCTAAGTCTATAGCACTGGCAAAGGTTCGCAATGTAATGCTTGAATTATCTGTTCCAACAAGATTAAAACCTTGAGTATTAATATTGCCTAAGGTGCCGAAAACAACCGGATCAGAAAAACTTAAATTGCTAGCTAGTGTAATACCACCGCCAGTTCCCAATACAATTAGACGGAAGCCATCAGCTAAAGGCAAAAAGTTACTGGAATTAATGGTCAGCGCACCTTGAGTTCCTACGGTTAAACTGCCTGTTCCACTGACACTACCCGGGCCACCTGTGGCAAGAATGGTATCCCCTAAGACAACGACATCTCCGCTGCCAGTATTGACTGCTCCATTAAACGTAATCGTATTTGCATCTAACTGGAGTGGCGTACTCGGGGTTGCATCACTAACAATGACATTGTTGTTAAAGAGCAGATTATTATCAACGGCAATATTTTGAGTAACTGTTGTCAAACCCGTGGTCGTGAGAGTATCTGGTGTTGCAGAATTACCAACGGCTCCCAGTGTAATGCCTTGATTGCCTGTGAGGATAATATTACCATTGGTATTCAACGCCCCGCTGATTAACGTTCCTGCTGTCAGTAAAGAAATATTTCCATTGGTGCTGCTAATCGCGCCGGTTTGAATCGGGCCAACTTGTAAGTTAGTAGTTGGATCCAGGCCTGGACTTGTGGAGACAATGATTCCCCCTGTTTCTGTAGAGAGAGCATTAACCGTTATTGCTTGCCCCTGTAATGTCAAACTCGCACCACCCAGGCCAGTGATATTAAAACCATTGCTGTTGATACTTGGAGCAAAAAGGCGCAGGGGATTAGCAGATGTTAAATTATCGGTAAGGCTGATTCCCCCTCCGGATGGTGAACTTGGGGCAGAATTGATTGCCAGCGTAGAGAACCCGGTTGAAAAAGGATTTAAGAATGCCTGATTAAGTGATAAAGAATTTTCTGTTAAAAGTGCTAAAGTACCACCAGTAGCCGTCACACTATTAGTACCGCCATTAAACTGAAATGGATTACTGCCATTAGCATCCAGAAGTAAATTATGATTCCCAACATTGAGAGAGCTACTGAAAATAATGTCCCCAGCTTGAGATGAAAGTGAAAGGGGGATTTGCAGCGATGTTGGCGTAGCTGGGTTGAGGACAACAGGGCCAGTGTAGGTTTGATTGCCAATGGTAGTGATATTACCGGTAATAGTTGTTGTGTTAGCCCCCGAAGTAATGCTCAAAAGACTGGGGATAAGTGTCTCACCAATAGCCCCAACAGTGACTTCTAAACCAGTCAGAGTGACAGAGCCTGGCGTATCAATCGTGCCTGTTGTCAGATTACGCCCCGTACTGGCCTGGATTGTCCCAGAGGTGCTGCTCAGGTTGCCGGTGTTAATCTCACCTGTTCCTGAAGTCAAGTTTACTGCTCCGCTAAAGGTATTGATACCGCCCAGAGTAATGGCCCCGCTTTCAGTCGCAATATTGATGCTGCCATCTTGACTGGTTAAGAGTCCGGTATTGACTGCACCGGTTCCATTTGTGATCGCAACATTCCCCCCCCCACTCGTAATCAAACCAATTACAATATCACCGGCAGCATTATTGAGATTAATTGCACCACCGTTACTCACCAGGCCTGGAGTATTAATATCACCGCTAATACTCGTCAGGTTAATGGCTTGTCCACGGGTACTAATCGTCTGGGAGGTACTGATACCCACAGGGGCGGTTAAAGTAACACCGCTGAACCCAAAGTCAGAGGCATTGAGAAGGTTAATCGTTCCATTTTGGCTTTGGGCCCGAAACTCACCTTCACCACTAATGCCTTGGGCTGCGGGTGTAATTGCGCCAATACTGATGTTGTTAACGGCATTTATTTCAACTCTTGCATTGGCAGTGGGGCTGGTCAGGATGCCAGATGTAGTATCAACATCAAAACCAGTCAGGCTAATCATGCCATCATCAAAGGTATTGGTGAGACTACCAGTATTAATATTACCGTTGGTCACAATTTGAATCGTACTGCCATTGGCTGTCAGTGTCCCGCCAGTTGTATTAATCAGCGCAAAAGATAAACTGGTCAACGGGTTGGCAAAATCATTACTGGTGCTAATCGTAATTGGTTGTCCTTGAGTTGTAATGTTACCTGTGACAACGCCATTTGTGCCAAAGCCTTGTAATGTTACAGATGCATTATCTACTGCGTTAATTGCATGACCTTGAGTATTAATGGCAGGCCCAAATAAAATGAGCGGATCATTAACAGTAATATCACTGGTTAGGACTACAGCAGTGGAGTCAGGTGCTCGACTCGCTAAGGCAATAAATTCAAAGCCATCGGCTAGGGGAGCAAGTATCGATTGATTCACCACCAAGGAGTTATTAGACGCAAAGATAATCCCCTTACTTCCACTAACGCTACCCGGCCCGCCATTAAAGATTAAGGCATCTGCACCATTAGCAAACAGTTCTAGGTAGTTGCCTCCAGCCGCTAGAGTATTGCCAAAGGATAAAATGCCGTTTTGAGAGGTTAAAGTTAGTGGATTAGTGGCAGTGGTAGGACTACTAGCATTGATGGTTACGGATCCGGTATAAAGCTGATTGCCAGAAGTTGTAATTGACTCTCTAATTGTTGTTGGGCCAAGGGCAACTAAGCTAATGGGAGCAAGTGAGCCACCCACTTGTCCATTGAGAGTAATACCGTTGGTGGCCTGGAGTGTGAGAGTCCCAGACGTATCTAATGAACCCGTTGCCAACGTCCCAGTGGTTAGTAATGCTAAGGGACTATTGCCACTATTAACTGAACCCAGTGAGATAGGAGATGGGAGTAGGCTAACTGCGGGATTAGTTTGACTACTACTGGTGGAGACGATAATTGATCCATTGGCAGTAGTCAGGCCATTTGCCGTCACCCCCCCAGGCCCCTGAAGAATCAAACTAGCATTGTCAGTTCCTGAAATATTAAATCCTTGAGTATTAATCTGGGGAGCTAAAATACGCAGGGGATCGGTGACTGCAATATCGGAACTTAAGCGGACTTGTGAGGACTGGCTGGCCAGACCAATGAGGTTAAATCCATCGGCAAACGTATTGATTAAACCCTGATTAACAGTGAATAGACCATTTGTGGCCAAAGCAATTGTGCCACCAGGCCCTGTAATACTGTCATCACCCCCATTAAATTGAAAGTTGTTAGCAACTAGGGCAACAAGGTTACTGGTCATTGAGAGTTGATCATTAAAAATCAAAGAGCCAGTGGTAGATTCCAAGGTAAATGGCACAGTAGCATTACTATCAGGCGCAATACTGACAAAACTGTTATAGGTTTGATCACCTCTTGTCTTAATGCTTTGCTGGAGTTGAGTCCAAGCATCAGTTTTTGTCGTTAGAGTCCTCATCGTTAGTTGTTGTGGGCCAGCAATGGAAATTTGATGACTTACATTAGGATCAACTGGCCCACCTGCGGAGTCTCCGGCACTTAAGGAAACATTTAAGCCGGAAAAGCTACTGTTAATGCCGCCCAACAGAGTAATTGCCCCAGAAGCAATCATTGAGAGGGTTGGTTGGTTATTCGCTGTATGGTTGATTTTAGCATCAGCGTTTTGAAGAATATCGCCGCCACTGATATCAATATTGGTATTTAAGGTAACGTTGGTATTGCTGTTTAAAGCAGAATTGATTAACCCAACATCAACGACAGATGTACCAATCGCTCCACCCCCAGATGCAACAATTGTAATCGCCGTGGGATCGAGCAGCCAAGTTCCAGCCGCCCCTAAATTTGCCCCTGCATCAACACTGCCACCCAGAATACTGAGGATATTTTTACTGGAAGTTTCAATAAATCCGCCATCTCCTCCGAGCGTTCCCCCCCGAGCTGTAATTTGGCCATTAAACCTGGTTTGATCCTGTGACCATAAAATGACGCGTCCCCCATCCCCGGTATTAAGCGCATTGGCCGCAATCAGAGAATTTCCATCAACATTGACAAACTGGGCCTGGGGTAAGGTGGCGCTGCCTTGATAGTCACCGCCAATGCGAATTGTGCCACCGCCTAAGGGGCCATTAGCCCTGAGAGTTGCTCCAATTAAATCAATACTGTTACCTACGACTGTAATTGAGCCGCCGACCTGGGTGGAGTTGAGATTCGAGCTCGTATTTAAGTCCCCCGTGATACCTACCAGGCCTGGAGTTGCCCAGATATTCTTACTCCCTAGGCGAATTGAACCATCGGGATTAACAGAGACTTGATTGACATGAGCGGCCCCAGGCCCAGTTAAAAGCTCCGGCAAACTTAAAATGGGTAACTGCCAATCATGGGGTAATGAGTCTCCCGGTTGGGGTGTGCGGACATCAAGACTCAGTAACTGCCCGGCCTGGGAAATCCGCACTAAGCTCTGGCCTGGGACTGCGGCAACCGTAATCTCCCCCCCTGGAGCCGAAAGATTGCCCGTATTCACCACGTTTCCACCCAGCAAAAGCAGGGATTGGCCTGGGTTAACGCTCAAGTTTCCTTCATTGACAATTGACCCGGCCTGGTTTCCGGTAAAGGCAAAGCCAATGGGATTACCACCTAAGTTTTGAAAATTATTTGTTCCATTGAGACTAAACCAGCCCCCCCTAAACTCAACCCCAGTCGCCGTAGTCGCAGCGAAGGTCGCCGGAACATTGAGTTGAGCATTGGCCCCAAAAATAATTCCCGCCGGGTTGATCAAATAGAGATTAGGATTACCCCCTGTGACTTGGAGCAAACCATTGATGACAGAAGGATTACCGCCATTCACCCCCGCTAAAATATTTCGCAACTGAGGATTGGCAAGGAAATTGGCAATTTGTCCATTGTTGAGGCCAAACTCTCGAAAGAGGTGAAATAGGTTCCGCCCATCCCCAGAAAAAGCCCCACCGCTGATGTTGAACTGTTTGCCATTGACTTCAACAATTGTGCCAGTGCCGTTGGGGGCCGGAATAATCTGGACGTTTTGGGCCAAAGCCAAGGGCATCGTGAGGACAGAGCCAAGCAGCCCCAGGCCAATCTGCTGCCA
This genomic interval carries:
- a CDS encoding AAC(3)-I family aminoglycoside N-acetyltransferase, with product MSVAVHHLRPNDLILMNGLNDLFGAVFNDLLTYTQNRPSLGYLQRLLADDSFIGLVALKNGEIVGGLTAYELKKYEQERSEIYIYDLGVAPGHRRQGIATALITALKQIAADRGAYVIFVQADTTDADQPAIALYTKLGIREDVLHFDIPVEDKHEMGCSEKL
- the glpX gene encoding class II fructose-bisphosphatase translates to MDNVIGLEIIEVVEKAAIASARWMGKGDKNMADQVAVDAMRARMNQVHMRGRIVIGEGERDEAPMLYIGEEVGICTQENAEAFCNPEELLEIDIAVDPCEGTNLCAYGQPGSMAVLAISEKGGLFAAPDFYMKKLAAPPAAKGKVDISKSATENLKILSESLDRAIDELVVVVMKRERHDELIQEIRAAGARVQLISDGDVSAALSCAFSGTNIHALMGIGAAPEGVISAAAMRALGGHFQGQLVYDPAIVKTKEWAGKTKEGNLAQLQAAGITDPDKIYDAHELAKGETVLFAACGITPGVLMKGVRFFNGGARTQSLVISTQSKTARFVDTIHMFEKQPRSIQLV
- the rplS gene encoding 50S ribosomal protein L19, which translates into the protein MHATEIIRSIEAEHLKTDLPTINVGDRVRVGVIIQEGGKERVQPYEGDVIAMRNSGISKSITVRKTFQGVGVERVFLLHSPRIESVKIIQRGKVRRAKLYYLRNRVGKAARIEARFDRSLT
- a CDS encoding rhomboid family intramembrane serine protease, giving the protein MTTEKRGLLEEIKTHGQLMFGLVGLMWAIEIVNQLFFRDSLDRFGIAPRSFPGLAGIIFSPFLHADFAHLLANTLPFLVLGWWVLLRGLDLFIEVSVMVILVSGLGVWLFAAPNTITIGASGVVFGYLGFLLLRGFFERSWVAIFFSVLVLLGYGSLIWGVLPIVPGVSWQGHLFGLIGGGLAARILPQGMSQAQ
- the infC gene encoding translation initiation factor IF-3 is translated as MVLIKKSQQDQPNINERIRFPKIRVVDTDGSQLGIMAPSEAMVIAREKELDLVLVSDKADPPVCRIINYGKFKYEQEKKVREARKKQHTSDVKEVKMRYKIEEHDYNVRVNQAERFLKSGDKVKATVTFRGREIQHSHLAEALLKRMAADLEAVAELQQAPKQEGRNMIMFLAPKR